The genomic region ATCTCTGTACCTGTCACTGAAAATGAACCCGCAGGACTTCGAAATGGCTACGATATGGCTCACGGGAAGCATCTGGAACGCCAACTGGAAATATATCGTTTCGATTCTGCCGTTGCTTGTCGTTTTGGTACCCGTCATCTTAAGCAAATCGTCTGTTCTTGACCTGTTTCAATTGGGGGAAGAAACAGCGAAAGGTCTGGGAGTTTCCACGGAAAAAGAGAAGAACGTGCTGCTATTGTGCAGTATCGGAATCGTAAGCGCATGTGTTTCCGTGTCGGGAAACATCGGATTTGTCGGCCTGATGGCGCCGCATATCGCCAAGCGTTTGGTCGGCATCCGCCACAGTCGTGTCCTTCCCGTATGCGGAACCCTTGGCATGCTTTTGGTCATTGTGTCTGATTTTGTTGCAAAAAACGTGTTTTCTCCGGTGGAACTGTCCGTCGGTATTGTCATTTCCATCATCGGTGTTCCATATTTCGTTTACTTGTTGTTTGTCACCAAGGCATAGGAGGACAGAAGACGGTTCATGTCACGGAATGGAAGATTGCGATAAAACTGGGCGGATGAAGGAGAAGCCGTGCGTAACTGAACAGACGATTGCCTGCATGAAGGAAGCAAAGGTCCTCCTGCCCGGAGAAAAAGCGGGTGGATTGGATATGAGGTGTTCCCAAGACTTCGCCGGCGCCGATCCAGGTTTCCCGCGGCTCAATCCGTCACCGCATTCGATCAAGCTCCAAGCGATTCCTTGGAGAAGTGAAATTTACAACACAAACAATCAGGAGGGGATCGGTACAGTGCAGAAAAATATCGAGCGGCCCGCCATGACAGCCAGCATCAATGATCGCCGCGAAGTCACAATACCGCTGACAGAACAGCGTGTGATGCGTTCGCGCGCCGGAAACGAATATCAAATTTCCGTGGCAAAACTTGGTGAAAAACCGCCTCCTTCGGGATATCCGGTCATCTATCTGCTGGATGCCAATGCCGTATTTGGAACGATGGTGGAGGCGGTGAGAGTGCAGGCACGTCGACCCGAGAAGACCGGAGTTGGTCCGGCGGTGATCGTCGGCATCGGCTATCGAACGGCAGAGCCGTTTCCTCCCGCCCGCCATTACGATTTTACGATGCCGGTGTCCGCAACCGAACTGCCTCCGAGACCCGACGGAAAAGCATGGCCGGAACACGGCGGAGCCGAAGCTTTTTTGAATTTCATAGAAGAAGAGTTGAAGCCCATGATCGAGCGCGAATTCAAGATTGACCGTACCAGACAAACGATCGTTGGCCATTCTCTCGGCGGCCTCTTCGTGCTGCATGCGCTTTTTAACAAGCCAGGCGCCTTCCGGACATATGTCGCCGGCAGCCCGTCCATTCACTGGAATAAGCAGCACATTCTTGATGCGGAACGGAAATTTGTGTCCCGCTTGGAACATGAAAATATCGATGTGCGAATCCTGCTTGCGGTGGGAGAGCTGGAGAAAAGGCATAAAAGCCGCGTACACGACAACGCGAGGGAGCTTTCGGAACGCCTGTCCACCCTCGCAAGTCGTGGAGTACGGGTGGAGTTCAAGGAGTTTGAGGGTGAAGATCATGTATCGGTGCTGCCGGCATTGATCAGCCGGGCCGTACGGTTTGCATTGAGCAGGTGAGGCGTTTGGAAAGGAAGTGATGAGATGGATCGTTTGGGTATCAAGGGCAGAGTTGCCTTGGTAACGGGTGCCGCCCAAGGTATCGGGGAAGCGGTGGCTCGGGCCTTTGCCGAGCTTGGCGCCTTCGTTGCAGTCATGGATAAAAACGCCGATGGGCTCCACAGACTCGTGGATGACCTTGTTTCCGGCGGTCACCATGCGAGAGCCTTTCCGGCGGACGTGTGCGACAGAGCGGCCGTTGACGAGATGGTAGATTGGATCGAAGACAATATGGGCCCGATTGAAATCTTGGTCAACGTCGCAGGGGTGTTGCGGATGAATCCAGTCGAGTCTTTCAGCGACGAGGATTGGGCCGCGACGTTCGCGGTTAACGCCACCGGGGTTTTTTACGTATGCCGCTCGGTCATCCGATATATGGTGCCCCGCAGGGCGGGCTCGATCATTACAGTGGGCTCCAATGCTGCGTGGGTGCCGCGAATGCATATGTCCGCTTACGCAGCCTCCAAAGCCGCGGCGACAATGTTTACCAAATGCCTCGGGCTGGAGCTCGCCCGGTACAACATTCGCTGTAACGTGGTGTCGCCCGGTTCGACGGACACGGAGATGCAGCGGTTGATGTGGGCGGATGAGAACGGAGCGCAGGCCGTTATCGCCGGATCTCCGGAGACGTTTCGGGTGGGAATACCGCTGGGGAAACTCGCCACCCCCTCTGATATCGCCGATGCGGTCGTCTTTCTGGCCTCCGACCGGGCAGGTCATATCACGATGCATGATTTGCGCGTCGATGGCGGTGCCACATTGGGGGCTTGATCCCATTGAGAGGAGACTGCACAACATGATGAAACATGATGCTGTTCTCGAGGAATCTGCCGCGCAACTTCTCGACGATTACCGGGCCGGCTCGCCTTTCTTCCTGTCTTCGCCGCATCGAACCATCCTGGCAGAAGGCGCGTTTGCCACGGTACCAAGCCAGGGCGGACCGGATGAGTTGACAACCCTGCCCCGGCGCGTTGCCGCATTGCTGGCTC from Polycladomyces zharkentensis harbors:
- a CDS encoding 2,3-dihydro-2,3-dihydroxybenzoate dehydrogenase, translated to MDRLGIKGRVALVTGAAQGIGEAVARAFAELGAFVAVMDKNADGLHRLVDDLVSGGHHARAFPADVCDRAAVDEMVDWIEDNMGPIEILVNVAGVLRMNPVESFSDEDWAATFAVNATGVFYVCRSVIRYMVPRRAGSIITVGSNAAWVPRMHMSAYAASKAAATMFTKCLGLELARYNIRCNVVSPGSTDTEMQRLMWADENGAQAVIAGSPETFRVGIPLGKLATPSDIADAVVFLASDRAGHITMHDLRVDGGATLGA
- a CDS encoding alpha/beta hydrolase gives rise to the protein MTASINDRREVTIPLTEQRVMRSRAGNEYQISVAKLGEKPPPSGYPVIYLLDANAVFGTMVEAVRVQARRPEKTGVGPAVIVGIGYRTAEPFPPARHYDFTMPVSATELPPRPDGKAWPEHGGAEAFLNFIEEELKPMIEREFKIDRTRQTIVGHSLGGLFVLHALFNKPGAFRTYVAGSPSIHWNKQHILDAERKFVSRLEHENIDVRILLAVGELEKRHKSRVHDNARELSERLSTLASRGVRVEFKEFEGEDHVSVLPALISRAVRFALSR